The Lycium barbarum isolate Lr01 chromosome 4, ASM1917538v2, whole genome shotgun sequence nucleotide sequence GAAGCTACCACATATTATTTTCACCACGGCCACATATTATTAATCCTTAATTACTTCTCTTTGTTAGGCATTTTATAAAACTAGTAATCAGGTCTGTTAAAAAATTCAAATATAAGTTTTTCAAAATGATATGTTAAAAAATCATGTTTGAACTATAAAATAAAAGTTAAAGCAAAAAATATAAGTTTTTcaaaatgatgattgttgattttatttagttAACCAAATAAAGTACCCAATCATCTTTGTCAATATATTCAACTATTGATTTATTAAGGTTGAATTCCATTTATTCAACCTCAGCTAGACACTCACGTACATCGGCAAAATTAGGGGTTGCAAAGCCAAAAACTCACACACATTGGCGGAGTTAGATGATGCAAAAGGGCTCATTCGGATAGTTTCCCTTGAAAATTACATTATTTATAAGGTTAAAATGATCattttttatgtgtatatatggtAGACTAATATATAGTTCTTGATGCGTGGACTATTTGAGTTGAAGATTATTTTCTTATGCTGTAGTCTTCTACACGAAAACAGACTACTTGATTCATTTTATGATTGTTTTTGGATAACAGTAGAGAATATATCGCTCTAATCAATTGAGATTTGAGAACAATACGATTAAACACAAGTAATACGGTATGACAAACATGTTTATACTGCAATAACTAACAAAGCAAGGGAAAATTCTCATAGTTATTTGTATCCTTAACTAGATATTATCTCATTCAAGCATCATTAGAGAAGTAGATTGATGCCTATCACTTTGTTTTATATCAAAGCTATTAAATCTTGGGCAAATTTTACTACTTTGATTTGAACAAGTTTTACCCCAGAGGTTCAAGATTTGGAAGCAGATATTTACCCTTATTTTAATTACATTAGGACCCTCTTTGGGTCTTTCCACATATATAAACAAGTACAAATAAGTTATTCTCTTGTAACTATATATataaagatgaatgaaaattttCTTGATTTGCTAGAAGGGAAAATGATATTGTTCAAGAAACCATTTAGCAATATTTAATGCTAATAATACCAAATCTCTATTCATAAAAAACCGCACATGGAATTCCAAAACAACCAACCAATCTCCGTAAGAATTCTTTGAGAATATCAAGTACAACTCATGATTAGCAAGCTTTAGTCATGACAATAGCATTATAAGGAGCTAAAAAGGATGGTTCACAGGATATTGCCTAAGCATAGAAATAGCTTAAGGATCTGGCAATAATTTAGTGAACTCATCAAGCAAATCTGGATGGTCATTGAGAAGTTTGACAAcctacaaataaaataaaaaaaatagtgacAAATTAAAACGTGAAGATCATCTATATATAGTATTTTTTTTATTCAACTTAAAAGATGTTTAATCACCTCATGGTAGACTTCATAGATGCCCTTGCACTCCTTCTTGTACGTCTTTATAATGTCTAGGAAGGATTCGTAAGTATGATCATCATTTTGGAAACGTTCCTGCACGAAGTGATAACTCCAACAATTAAGTTACTACTTAAGGTTTATCTATCTATATCTATACTATTACAAATGCACGAGACTCCAATAGAAATGTTGATCAAAATTTTATCCTTCATAACTGCATTTCATGTTGGATTAAATTGTAATAGTTACATATTTCTTGAAAACTTCATAATTTACGTTTATTCATTATTTAGCCAACAACAGCATACccattattcaatttttttttaatttattaaaaaACCTCACTGTTCACTTGTCGTGTCGTTAGGAATGCAATAACCTTTTAATTAACCAGAACTTCACTATTTCCTTGTAGAATGACATCATAAAAATAGTGAATCACTTTTTAAAGTATCCAAGTTTTTATTCCTATACTCCAAGTTCACATTCGAAATGGGTAACATttcacaatacatatatatatatataaatatgtaagTCTTTACATTACATTTATAAGACATACCCTTACAATATTATCGCTTTGGATAAAAGATATGTACTGTAATAATTATCATGAGATATACCTGTATTGCATATAAATAGTAACTagtaaaagaaaaggaaaaaagtgcAGAGAATTATTATGAAATCAGAAGCCAGGAGAATAACCTTTACTTTCTTCAGAAAGCTGATAGCATCTTCAAGAGGAGCCTCAGTTTTATACTTCTACTCTTTACGTTCTTCCTTACTCTCATCTGCAAGAAATTCAACTACAAAGCAGAAATCAATCATAATGAAATCACATACATATGTGACACAATAATTTTACCATAATGAAATTTCAGGACGTGCCAACTCGATCATAACGCTCTATAAATTCATTGAAGCCCTTTATAACATCAGGATATTGTCCAAGTATATTGACAACCTAAAGTGAGTAGCATGTATTTTAATTTATGATGCTCAAACAAAAATCACCGGATCGACTTGTATATCATTTCAGAGACATTAGTACCACAGAATTCTAAAAGAACCGGATTCAGTACCCCTGTTTATCATATTTTTCGGTCAAAAGAGAGGATGTGTTTGAATATATTTGGCTCTATCCCAGGCGCCGTAACCATTTTGCAGCATCAATCAAAAGAATTGAAACTCTATCCTAGCGGAACCCACACCAATTGTGCTTTTTCAGCCTtttatcttttccttttcttaATTATTGAATTGAAGATATATAAAAAAGGAACTGATTAGCATCTATTCACTAAGGTTGTTATATTTTTTTGTAGTTGCACGAAGTTTTTTTCTCACGATTGGGCAGGCGTTTAGTGTACCGCTTGTTCGGACTATGTTTTGCATGAACATCAACCAAGCCACAGATAGCAGAAGTTATAAACAAATATTACTGTCATGTAGGTGCAAAAAAGATATAGTAGATGCAGGATACACGTACCAAACTTTGTAACTCCTTCCTTGTAATTTTTTCTTTGCTGTAAATATGAAGACATTTTAAGAATGACTGATAATCAACTGGACTTCGTAGTCTTTCCTTTACCCTTTCACAGAAAGTGTTATAcgtatctggaaagatcaaacAAATCATATTAAAAATGTTACtaaccaaattcatcaacactTTTCTAAAAACAAATGCATATATCAAGAACTTTAGCAAAGAAGTTTGTAAATGTTTAGCAAATTTAAGGGAAGCAGAGTACTAATACTCACCCTTTAGGTTTCATCGCACGACTGAAATCTAAAAATGAGCACTTGTAATTCACCATGAATCAATATATACTAACTAATAGATGGCCCTCAAATCGGTGATATCATAAACCATATAGTCCTAATGGCGGAAGATTCTAATGTGGCACATCATGTACAGATATTCAGACAATGATAACCATGAACTCACACTTAGGGAAACTTTACCTTGGTGAGGACCTCTAAATTCTTCAACCTTTCGAAAAAATTTCTTTCATCAGTATGATGCTGCATGCTAAGGTTTCTTTCTGCATGAGGATCAATAATTCTAACCAAAGGGAAGCGCGGATTAACAGTAGCTGGATCTAGAAAAAATCTAGTGAGCTCCTCTAGCAATTCTGGATGGCCATTGAGAAGTACAACTATCTACACATATGGAAATATAGTGACAAAAAGAAAATCATGTCACCCATCTATAATATCTATTTATTCAAACTAAAAATGTTTTATCACCTCTAGTACACCTCTTTGATGTTCTTGTTCTCTTTCCTATACGTGCCCACAATGTTTATGAAAGATTTGTATACATGGTCAACGTTTCTGAAACGCTTCTACAACAAGTGATAAGCAGTAAGTTGGGACTAAAATttatttgaagaagaaaaaatcaGACCTTTATTATTAAAATCATATAAGGTAACATaaatctaacctttattttgttCACTAGCCTGACTGCTTGTTCAAACTCAATTGATTTTGTTAGATGAGTCTCTATAATGACCCtattggtcgttatagtgctaaTGACCCTTTTACCCCTATTGACCCTTTCCAGAGGTCATCGAGCGGGTTTTGGAGTGACTTTTGGAGGTTTGAGCCTTAAAGTGGAATTcatttgacccaaagttgacttttgggtaagaAGACATTTTCTGGAATTCTGTCAATTTCAAGAGGTCCGGATcatcatttatgacttggtagtgtgtttggtttggttcccaatgcaattGGGAGCGTTTTGGAACTTGGGTGGAAACTTGGatttaggccattgggggttgacttggtcaaatagacatCCATTAGGAAATtcaaggccacgggtgagtttgtagcgcgtttttatgcgtttgcatgtttgttttgtatttgtggggcctcgggtgatagtcgaatTTCGAGTTGGAGATTGTCGAAAACCAGTAgtattctggtgtctggtgtccgccgCAGTGGCCCCGCGGTAGCAAGGGGCTGACGGCTATAGCAGTCATAGTATAATTGTGGCAAGCCGTCATAGCGGTCGACCAACCGCTGTAGCGGGCTCGCAGTAGCAGTAGGGTTGCCGCTACAGAAGCTTAGGGATTTTTAAGTGGCCGCTGTAGCTATCCCTTGGCCGCCAAGGATGCGCTGAAATGGGCCCATGACCACTGCAGTTGATGTCGGGCAAAATTTTGTTTTTCCTCAAGTTAAAACCCTTAAACCCTATCACTTCTTTTCATCACTTTCTAAGCACTCTTTGGGAGAGTTGATCAACTTATGGACTAAATCTTCTTGGAGGTATGATCTATGAACCTAGCCTTCATCATTTACCTTCCTAGATCCctaatccatgcttagaatcactagaatcgaaatagagaagatgagtcttgtgataaatttcttgaaatgggtttagacttccAAAATGAAAATTGATGGTGAAATTGACTAGTataaccatagaatttgatgaattcctcgtttttaagcttatttcttccattattagtggtAAAATTGaggattgaagaattagggtccatacccaaatttgagggttttgctttaaatctgaattaggcttaatcttgagttgttttagcaattgattagtgggtttgatcacatagagcttgaattgcatgttccatctttcaattttccattttacatttgtgggcccgtttccccaaattccttgggttagaatttgacctaactagaagtatagcaatataggtgtcgttattcatggtttttaatatagaattcgattatgaatagactttgtGTACTTGGAGGTGCTACGAAAAGGCAAGGAAAAGGTATGatggttcgtggctcctgttcggctttcaaggtaggttacagcttacctttttgttagacttcagttagcgaatcatatgtagagttagtgattgttggagaaagcatgtaaaccttcaggtatgaagttgggatagaATACTTagattggtgttgttgttgattatggttTGTCGCCTTATTatgttctattgagttgttgctTAATTGTGAGTTGTTTGCTTGTCACCACAtgattgattctagagttgatgcttagtgattacttGTGTGTCAGAAAGCATATTTATCGTCATTAAGGTTGGTGGAAAGGAAAGAAaggttatgatatgatattgtgagtgGGATTtttgtccatgtgtggcaccattgattcatttattcttgttggcATTGCTATTGCGCATTCActttgttatatcccatattttcatacattgggacgttttaaactaaacgcgacaagttaaagacaagactattttaagatacgaagtagagactttaacttccggtttcgtttcaagtcacaagtacctacaaatttcgtttggtatagaagcattaatggaaaattgggattaaattaaccatggttagattattaagtgggattggaaaactaaatcagtccattaaaaatagccatagttggccgtgtagtttagtggaatggtcaaagataattgacccaaaatttaagtgggacacatgtccaaatattgtaatgcatatatataacacaaatgctgattcactatcaactaactaCATCATTTTCAACATTTACAAAGTTTAGAAagtatagtgatagagagagaggctctcggctacaagctggccgagaacaccctcctccaaattgctccaaaaacaaaatcagtttcttggacaatttaactcccctaaaggtgtattaacgtgtagcattcattggaatagcaagaacaagtgttaaaattcaagaggtgaaagtgaagggctagccgattgaagtgtttagatacaaggtaagaatgatcatttttcttgtgttgtatgatgatttgaatgtataattcgtgcatgttgttgttgttttgttgttgtggttgaagtttaggtgagccgtgagcttgggtgaagccatgttggtcttattttgcatgtattgttgatgggttgaacgtgtgtcaacatatgtaaatgaacaaagattgtagaagtatgtttatgatgttgcatattggtattggactgtttttcttgaagttgaagtgggctgtgtgttgtagacttaaatggaatcatgcttaatcttcttgtacatgtattgggaatgaattgagtgtgttgtagtgtgggtaaatggatgaaaatcatgaagttgttgtagttgtgttgaagccgtgtagggggctgttttagaggaatttatggactgttttgtgtcatgttttaattgttgttgttatggacattgtggtgtattgtatgcattatgaatatgtgaattgaggtgttaaagaaatgaatcatgttgaagggggaaaacagtccaaaccgtggactgttttaatgttaggagtgaattagtgtatggtgaatgttggttattgttatgaacgtataatgaaagtgaagtttaatgattcaagttgaaattgaaatggtttgtgggctgttgtaagagttaatatgatgctaaaacagttccaataatcataTAAGTattgttgtaaacgtgttgttatcgttgtagttgaagttggaaaattgcgaagcgaaaatggtaatgttgtgtgtgctgtttggccgtggataagggcctgttttaaatgatgtacggactgtccaaagttcccttaagtcatgtttaaacaatttcggattgatacatgaaagaatgactaacaatattagcttgtagtactagttggtttgaatgcgaacgaaacgtcgtctaaatgttggaaaggggttgttaacgttaaaatacatattgaattccctcgtagactaatcgtagctcttgatattttgatataggataagtactatcgggcagcaagtacaagttataatacgactaaacgctaaaggtatgtaaagcctattccttcttttcttggcatgtcctagacgtaagtaagaaatgatatgaaccttggggtaaattctactctctagttccaagcatgacttatgattctattcattccgtaatgttatggtcacgagcctactatatgattgactaatgaatgatgtatagaagttcctacttttaaagaattgcataattagaggcatacttgactatcaaaagttacaccatatcaaattgatacatgtacatgaaatctgatacgttccttgctataacttataatgagatttaaaaagaactgaatatgattattatcctgacactttagagctggttagttacttatctattgagtctcaaaagatgaattgcatatatgtggttgcttattattctgctcgtgcttaccgctatatccttcactgagtcccgggccaggacacgttttcgtgcgcatatttactatattactcaccgagcccctcactagagggccgggacacgttatatatatatacgatgatatgatgatatgatgatgatatgatgatatgatgacatgatgatatggagatggcggccaggagggcatatattccttattaccgagtccctcactagagggccgggacacgtatatgtttatgttatgatgctatgattataattaccgagtccctcactaaagggtcgggacacgttatatatgttatatacagaatgattactcaaccttggttacaaaactctatattgatattgatatgagaacgatacagatgaaatatgttcaaaggcaagttttatgaaattctgtttgttgcattgggtcctacacaccttgtctcagtatgagtctatcactatatttcatgctttacatgctcagtacatattccgtactgacccccttttcttcgggggggctgcgttcatgcccgcaggtacaggcgctcgtttcggagatccgctagcctaggatatctattcagctactttgaagtgctcctttgttccggagcctagcttgtggtataactcccttttgttgtatatgtatgtgtttatttggggtacggcggggccctgtcccgtcatatgatactgtcattactcttagaggtctgtggacacatgtgtgggtctgtatatagttgttgttgcgttgtatgaatatgacttatgtttggggcgtacccattcgtaatggcagccttgtcggcttgcatatatatatatatatatatatgtttgggatgttgcatgtagtggcagccttgtcggcttgcgtaaatatatatatgtggttgttgaagatcgtaactccttaggagacaggtgcctacgacatacagaattgtgacaactttagaataacgtcctgttttttttatacaaataagttcataatatgttggttataaaagattatagttaacaggtgatatgagtgtccaattcggacactagtcacggcctacggggttgggtcgtgacacacttatttatacatattttgggatcgggttgtacgccgcaacacttacttggatcgCGTTGCAagtaccgcaacactgactgggatcgggttgcacgttccacaacattGACTATTGGATCGGGCTATGCGCCTCCACAGGTACATAGACTTAGAGGTCCCCATGGGTAATGACTGTCGATGCGACGAGATATTCCGCCCGAAGCGTGTGTCTAtcattgcatttgcattgcattcatctcatatGTACCTGTGGCGTTGTATTGGACTTATTGGTTGATCTTTGGTGATACCTGTAGTTGATAGTGGTTCTTGAGATTGTGTTTTAGACTTATGCTAGATTTGGTAAATTGGCACTAGATTCGATATTTGGATTGTGTTGAGTTTTATCTAATTGTGAacttttcttatatatatgattttctaactgttgtcggcctatgatgcctactcagtacgtgctGTTGTACTGATtttaccttgctgcattctttctgAGTGTAGAGTTTGTGACCGGATCTACTTCTGTGCTTCGTGACTGAGTCCCGATGCCATCTGACGAGCATTCCGGGGTGAGCACTTGGATGGATTCGTTGCCCGGATGGCTCTATCCATTCCTGTCTTTATATTCTATCATTTAGACAGTATTTATGGATATTTGAGACTTGTATATTATCACGAACCGATTttgctaagtcgcgcgggcacctacattccccacctcggtaggcgaacctttATGCCAACAATCTTAGAaacatgaaataataaataaataagcggaagagatagaGTTAagtaagtctgacataataatagataaaTAATGCGGAGATACATCAAAACCACCCCAGAATCTGTCTAGTAATACAAGAGCAACTAGCTAGTATTTACAAGTCTGGAAATAACAATAATACATCAACTGTCTCAATATGTCTTggaatatcaagtaagacataaatcttcaaggcggcgaacgTCCTGGAGCTCACCCtgaaagtgttacaccccgtatcttcgaagagcacttatcaaatttgaaacataagtacgttgagttagggttaagtaaaatcactttggaatataaggagcaagaattattaagtatatttaataagtgaaggatgtatataagatataccggaaggttttataaggaaatgagtggaagaaatgaagtagtacgacttcggagaaaggatgggtaatgttttgtgtgaaaattttggtccaacttgggggactcatatctcttagcatatgaagtgttttaaggtgaaacaaaatcctaaaataaagctcgtcgagtctagtttccaacgcaataaatcgCTCATCGAtagaacatcggagtagagaattatggacgttacaagttcagctaataaagcagaaatgcgtgctacagtactgctacagtaccgacctgaTACAGTACTACTTCAGTAAAATGCTACTGTAACCCGACCCGGatttgacccgaatttgacccttataaaaagggtcataacccttttttcaccagattagcccagaaatttccagatttttggagagagagagagagagagaggagatcacaaagtaagcaattttcaagcaacggagtattaatcgaagcccggataaacgcatggatgtgattctagtatggttttgcggtggattcaaggtagatattgaagatatctatgttttaacaagaataaggtatgaatctcctattattaatgttaattttggtttatttacagagataaagtcgttaaataattgtatagagagttggttggttgtggaaattgggaaacattgtgtgggatgttttatggtacatattggcgTTCGAAAtgatatgattgttgttgttgttggtagctgagttataattttgggctaggcatataaacaggggagatgctgccgaaatttcagcagattctaggaagagttagtttgagggcttaagacaggcctatgaagatgagtctaacgattgtgtaaatcctcttaaatgtagacttgcaagcttggacaaataggcgtagctaataggaggtggaacaggtatgttaaggctcgtccctttctttcaaaggcatgattcctatgttaccatttcataaatgtttccatattttccttgttctcaaaagttagatgtttatgact carries:
- the LOC132637566 gene encoding uncharacterized protein LOC132637566 yields the protein MTINMLSDTQIVVLLNGHPELLEELTRFFLDPATVNPRFPLVRIIDPHAERNLSMQHHTDERNFFERLKNLEVLTKERFQNDDHTYESFLDIIKTYKKECKGIYEVYHEVVKLLNDHPDLLDEFTKLLPDP